The window AGTAAAATCTGTCGCTGCTACAATGATTGCATTTCTTTTTTAGTAAGGGAGTGTTTTTCGCTTTTACCTCCCAAATATGTGTTGTACTCATTACTTATAATCGTGCTTGGTATTCTTTGTTGGATTTTTTCCATATTATTCACGCATTACAAGAAGGTTGATACATCTGAGACTTACCCAAAGACTATTCTTAAGGTATAATTGTAATCTGTATTCAGTCTTTAAAAATCATAATGATAAGACTAAAACAACAGATATAGCTGCCCTTTGCAGGCAATACAGTAATAATATGATGAAATGAAAACCTGTTCGGGCAGAATTACCCAAACGGAAGAACGATCAGCCTGTGGTTATGAAGACTGATACTAAGCAGTAATAAGTTTAAGTGTTGTTCTCAAAACGACCTGTTTACTTGGTTATGATAAAAGTAGTCAATTTCAGGGAAGAACAAATCATTTTTTCCTATTAATTCAAAAAAGATAACAAACAGTTTGTATTTCCCACAGAAATCAGTTGCTAAAATGAACCATACAACAAACAAAAATTGAACCTTACAGCAAACCTGTTTTTTCTGTTTGTGACGAACTTTGTGGTATTAAAATCATCAAAATGAAACAGATTAATACAATTTACATCAACGGTGAATTTGTTACACCGAATGGAACAGAAACATTTGACCTTATCAGCCCTACCACCAATCAAAAAATCGGAGAAGTCGTTCTTGGAAATGAAGAAGACACCCGAATGGCCATCGCCGCAGCAAAGAAAGCGTTTACAACTTTTTCAAAAACAACAAAAGAAGAACGTATCAGCTTACTTCAAAAACTGCATGAAGCGGTGAGCAAACGGGAGGATGAGCTGGTTTCCGTGATGGTAAATGAATATGGAGGAACCCTGCAATTCTGCAGAATGAGTGTTCAAAATGCCATTTCAGCCTTTACAACAACCATTACGACTTTAGAATCATATGATTTTGAAAAAACTGTAGGACATTCTAAGGTACGTTTTGAATCTTTAGGAGTGGTAGGAATCATTACTCCGTGGAATGCCAGCAACAGTTTTATCTGCAACAAACTGGCTACTGCCATTGCCGCCGGATGTACTGCCGTTATCAAACCAAGTGAAATGAGTGCTGCACAAACCCAGCTGCTTACCGAATGTTTTCATGAAGCTGGTTTACCTGCAGGAATATTCAATATTGTAAACGGATTAGGAAATGTAGTAGGCGCAGAAATTACGCAGCATCCGGACATCGCCAAAATTTCTTTCACTGGGTCCACCTTTACGGGAAAAGCTATTGCCAAAGGAGCCGTAGATACTATGAAAAGAGTAACGCTTGAACTTGGAGGAAAATCACCTAATATCATCCTTGAAGATGCCGATCTGGAAAAAGCTATTCCCATGGCTGTTTTCGGAGCGTATATGAACAACGGACAAGCATGTATCGCTCCTACCCGTCTGCTTGTTCCCAAAAACCGATTGGATAAAGTGAATGAACTGGCTAAAAAAGCTGCAGAACAAGTAAAAGTAGGAAATCCTGAAGAAGAAGACACCCTTGTAGGGCCTATGGTAAGCACCAAGCAGTTTGAAAGAGTACAAAGCTACATTCGCCTGGGACAGGAAGAAGGTGCTACTCTGCTTGCAGGTGGTGAAGGAAAGCCGGAAGGTCTTGAAAACGGTAATTTTGTAAAAGCAACCATTTTCACCAATGTCCGTAATGATATGCGTATCGCTCAGGAGGAGATTTTCGGGCCTGTGCTGTCTATTATTCCTTATACTAATGAAGAGGAAGCTGTTTCCATTGCCAATGACACTACTTACGGTCTCGCAGCTTACATCAGTTCTTCCGATAAAGAGCATGCAGAACGTATTGCCGCACAGATTGATGCCGGAAGAATTTGTATCAATGGGTTTTCACATGATCCTTATGCTCCTTTCGGTGGCTTCAAACAAAGTGGTATCGGCCGTGAGTATGGGGTATTCGGATTGGAAGCTTATCTGGAACCTAAGACCATTCTTGCCTAATCATAAAATCCTCAAAGGCTGTGAAAAAATAGCCTTTGAGGATTTAAACAATGGACAACCCACCATTGATCCTAAAAAAGTTTTGTAAGTTTGAAAAAAGAATCGATCAAGAAATACCCGTCTGAGCTATGAGCGAAAATAATATTCCTTTACCTATCAATTACTCCTGTCACTTTTCAGAATTCAGGGAAGGAGAACAATTTGCACGGATCCACAGTCTGGGACTTGTTCTTTCCGGGGAAATGGAACTGAATGACGGTATTACAAAAACGATGTTTAAGGAAGGAGAGCTTTATTCCGCAAGGAAAAACCGTCTTTTGAAATTTGCTAAATATCCTCCTAAAAATGGTGAGATAAGAACAGTAACCATCTATTTTGACGAAGCTGTCTTACGTGATTTCAGCCGTGAGTATGGATATCAGGCAGAAAAGAAGGACAATACTCCAGCCTTTATAAAACCGGATCAAAAGGCGTTAACTTCTTTTATGTATTCTTTACTGGCTTATGAAGAACTTCCTGCTTCTACAGAACTTCTGCGTCTCAAACAGAAAGAAGCTTTACTTCTGATGCTGAGCAATGATCCGGACCTTAAAGATATTTTATTTGATTTCTCAGAGCCTTATAAAATAGATATTGAAACATTTATGAACAAAAATTTTCATTTCAATGTCAATGTGGAACGTTTTGCTTATCTAACCGGGAGAAGTCTGTCTGCGTTTAAAAGAGATTTTCAAAAGATTTTTGGTATTCCTCCAAGACAATGGCTGCAGCTTCGACGGCTAAAGGAAGCACATTTTCTGCTTACCCAAAAAGGAAGATCGGTTTCTGATATTTATCTGGATCTCGGGTTTGAAAATTTATCCCATTTCTCCTTTGCATTTAAAAAACAGTTTGGTTATCCACCGAGTTCATTACAGGCAAAATAACCTAGACTTCATCTAAAAAAAAGTATCTGAAAGCGAGAATCACCAGGATGATAACAGCTATTGTAATAATTTTCACTTTCATATCGCTTTTCAAACTTTCAGGAACATAGAGCAATGTTTTAAAGGGTTACTATAATAAATCGTGCCATGAATATCATGGCACGATCTGAGAAATTGTATCTAATTATTTTAAACTATTTTAAAGTGCATATTCTACGGAAGCTTCTTTCGCCGCGGCCACCATTGCTATCAAAGCTTTTTCGGTTTCTTCCCAATGCCTTGTTTTCAGTCCGCAGTCGGGATTTACCCAAAGCTGATTGGCAGGGATTACATTTTGGGCTTTTCTCAGAAGTTCAATCATTTCTTCTTTTGACGGAACCCTTGGGGAATGGATATCATATACTCCGGGACCAATTTCATTCGGATATCTGAAATTTGCGAAAGCATTCAGCAGCTCCATCTGAGAACGGGAACATTCTATGGTAATCACGTCTGCATCCATATCGGCAATGTTTTCAATAATATCATTGAATTCTGAATAACACATGTGGGTATGAATCTGGGTGGCATCTTCCACTCCGCTTGCTGAAATTCTGAAAGCTTCTACGGCCCATTTCAGATAGTTCTGCCAATCTGTTTTTCGTAATGGAAGCCCTTCTCTTATCGCAGGCTCATCAATCTGAATAATTCTGATTCCTGCTTTTTCAAGATCTACCACCTCATCACGGATGGCCAGAGCAATCTGTTTACATGTCTCGGAACGAGGCTGATCATCACGCACAAATGACCATTGTAAAATAGTAACCGGACCCGTAAGCATTCCTTTTACCCATTTTTCAGTCTGGGATTGTGCATATTGAGACCAATATACCGTCATTGGTGTCGGACGGGAAACATCACCGAAGATCACAGGAGGTTTTACACAACGGCTTCCATAGCTCTGTACCCAGCCATTTTTTGTGAATACAAAACCTTCCAGCTGTTCCCCGAAATATTCCACCATATCGTTACGTTCAAATTCCCCGTGAACCAATACATCTATTCCGATGTCTTCCTGCCAGTTAATCGTTCTTTGGGTTTCCTCCTTCAGTAATGTATCATACTGTTCTGCTGTCAGCTCTCCTTTCTTGAATTTTGCTCTCCAGCTTCTTACCTCCGTTGTCTGTGGAAATGATCCGATCGTAGTCGTTGGGAATAAAGGAAGCTGTAGTACTTTCTGCTGTTCTTCTTTACGGATTTTAAAAGTATTTATCCTTTGTGTATCTTTTTCAGTGACAGCATTTGCTCTTTGCTTCACCTCATCATTATGAATAAGCGAGGATGTTTTTCTGCTTGCAATTGCTTTTTTATTTTCTTCAAAAGAAGCAAGAATCTGTTCATTTTCTTTTCCGGATACCAGTTCTTTAAGCGTTACAACTTCTGTCACTTTCTGTTTGGCAAAAGCCAGCCAGTTTTTAATTTCCGGGTTAAGACTGGTTTCAAAATCCAGATCACATGGCGAATGAAGCAATGAAGAGGAAGGAGCAATCAAAATCCTTTCTGATCCTAATTTCTCAATTGCTTTATTGATGAAATATAAAGACTTTTCAAAATCATTTTTCCAGATATTTCTTCCGTCAACCACTCCCAATGAAAGACTTAAACTTTCCGGAACAATATTCAGAATATCGTCTAATTGTTCAGGATTTCTTACAAGATCAATATGTAATACATTTACAGGAAGTGATACAGCAAGTAATCCATTATCATTTAATCCTTCAAAATAAGTGGCCACCATAAATTTCAGTTTCGGGAAACGTTTTCTTATTTCGGCGTACACAAAATGATAGGTTTCTTTTGCTTTCTCCGTTAAATCCAATGCTAAAAAAGGTTCATCAAACTGAATCCACTCTGCGCCCTGCTCCTGAAGTTTAGTTAAGATCTCTATATATACGGGAAGAAGGTTTGCAGCCAGATCCAGTTTATCAAATCCTTCTTCTTTCTCTTTTCCTAATAACAGATAAGAAACCAGTCCGATAATTACAGGTTTTGCATTGATTCCTGCCTGTTTTGCTCCTGCAAATTCATTAAAAATTTTATCTGAGCTCAGTTTAAACTGCTGGTTTTTATAAAACTCGGGAACGATATAATGATAATTGGTATCGAACCATTTTGTCATTTCCATCGCAGTAATATCCAGTCCATCTTTCTGATATCCTCTTGCCATTGCAAAATAAAGATCCAGTTCAGAGTTGTTCTTTTTAAGCACTACTTCATGGTAACGTGCAGGAATCGCCCCTACCACAAGGCTCATGTCCAATACCTGATCATAGTATGAAAAATCATTACAAGGAATAAGATCTATTCCCGCTTCTTTCTGAATGTTCCAGTTTTGGTTACAGATATTTCTGCCTGTATTCAGAAGTTCTTCCAAAAGGATTTTACCTGACCAATATTGCTCGCAGGCTTTTTTGAGTTCTCTTTTGCTACCAATACGCGGATAGCCCAGAATGTGAGTTTGCATTTTTTTACTTTTTAATTAAACTTAATGGTAAAGTCTTTTTAAAATGCTTCGGAATGTTTTAACGGATAAAAATTTCTGGAATCATGATATAACAGATTGTGCATTTCCCATAAAGAGAAAACACATGAATCCGATATATCATCTGTATGACCCAAAAGCTTCAGACCGCGAAAGCATTGTCAATTCAGTAAAGGCAGGTCTCCTGACTTGTAACAGTTTCCGTCATCCTTCCCGCTTTTGGCAGTGGATATACAAGGACAGAAACCTTCGGTGTTACTTACAGTTGCGCGACAGCTCGTGATTCTCACACGATTCCCTATTAATCTACGTTAAGTAAAACCTTTCCTGTTTGATGAAGTATCTCTAAAGAACTGTACTTTTACCTCTAACGATGGTCATCAGTAAAAGTTTTTAATTTTGTGTAAAATTAACAATACGGAATAAACATACAATTAAAGTCAATTAATTAAGCAAAATAAACTTTTAAAAACATTAATAAAAGCATATAATTCTTTAAATTTGAATGTTTTTATAATCTAAAAGAATAATATTCTGTGGAACAACTCGATGATAAGGATGTACAGCTGCTCAGGCTGCTCCAGAAAAATGCAAAACTGACCGTTAAAGAGCTTGCAAAGGAAGTGAACCTCTCTACTTCACCGGTTTTTGAAAGGGTAAAAAGATTGGAACAGGAAGGATTTGTGAAAAGGTATGCGGCTGTTCTTGATGCTGAAAAGCTCAACCGCGGCTTTACGGTTTTCTGTCAGATTAAACTGAAAATTCACGACAGATCTGTGGGGTATGATTTTGTGAAAGAAATTTTAGAAATTGAAGAAGTTGCGGAATGTTACAATATTTCCGGAGATTTTGATTTCCTTTTGAAAGTTCAGGTACGGGATATGAAACATTACCAGGATTTTGTGTTTAACAAACTTGGATCTGTAGATTCTATCGGGAGTACCCACAGTACGTTTGTCATGGCTGAAGTGAAAAACAATCATGGAATCACCATCTAATAAAAATTGAGAATTAAAAAATTAAGCATGATACCTAACGATTTATTATGTTAAGCCATCCTAGTTTTAATTCTCAATTTTCCATTCCCATTAGCTTCCTTTAAAGTCCGGGTTTCGTTTTTCTATAAATGCCCCAATGCCTTCATTGTGATCTTGTGTTGTAAACAATTCTCCGAATAAGGCGGCTTCCTGCTGTAATCCGTCTGTGATATGCAGTTCAAATCCTGTATTTAAAGATTGTTTCGCTTTTGCCACAGCTACAGGTCCTCTTGCAGCAATTTTTTCTGCCAGTTTTTGGGCTTCGTTCAGTAATTCTTCGGGAGCAAAAACATGATTGACAAAACCAAAATCTTTACAGGCTTCTGCGGAATAAAATTCTCCGGAGAAAACCATTTCTCTTGCTTTGTATAATCCAATAGCTCTTGGAAGACGCTGGGTTCCGCCAAAACAAGGCAATAATCCTAATGTTACTTCAGGGAGTCCAAATTTTGCTTTCCCGCTGGCCAGAATAATATCACAGGATAAAGCGAGTTCACAACCTCCTCCCAATGCAAAACCATTTACAGCGGCTATCACCGCAAAAGGAAGTTCTTCGATCGCATTAAAAGCAGCTTGTGCAGCAATTGAAAAAGTCTCTGCTTCTGCGGGAGTCATTTGCTGCATTGCTTTAATATCTGCCCCTGCAACAAAAGCTTTTTCACCGGAACCTGTAATAATTAACACTCTGATATTTTTATCTGATCTTATCTGGCTGGCAAATGATTTCAGTTCCTGTAAAACCTGTTCATTCAAAGCATTTAATGCCTGCGGACGGTTAATCGTCAGTGTTCCGATGTGCCCGTTTTGTTGATATAGTAATGTTTCGAAAGTCATTTTTAATTGATAGTTGATAGTTGAAAATTATTGAAAAGTGGTAATAGAAAGGTTTTTATCTTCTATTCAAATTTTTAAAGGTCTCTATTTAGAAATTGGATAATACTTGAAAAGTCTGTTTTTCCGTTTCCGGATTCGCTCCACATTCTGTATAAATTCAATGCGGTATTGCCGAGAGGTGTGGATGTTTTGGTTTCCAGTCCGGCTTCTGCAGCAAGACCCAAATCTTTTGTCATCAGGTCTACGGCAAAACCACCGGAATAATTACGGGAAGCCGGAGCATTTTCCATCACTCCCGGATAAGGATTATACACATCTAGAGACCAGTTTTTCCCGGAGCTTTTCTGCATAATTTCGCTTAAAGTCTGAGGGTTAAGACCATGTTTTACGCCCAGATTGATAGCTTCTGAAGTTCCGATCATATGAATGGCCAGCAACATATTATTACAGATTTTAGCAACCTGTCCCGCTCCGGATTCTCCGGCATGGAATATATTCTGTCCCATACACTTAAGTATCGGTCTGGCTTTTTCATAATCTTCCTGTTTACC of the Chryseobacterium viscerum genome contains:
- the mmsB gene encoding 3-hydroxyisobutyrate dehydrogenase, whose translation is MSNIAFIGLGNMGGPMAVNLIKKGHHVVGFDLSEETLKILVSEGGQAAESAVLASKDADVVISMLPSGKHVADLYSEEFINSLKPNTLLIDSSTIDAVTARTVAELAASKGCRMIDAPVSGGTAGAQAGTLTFIVGGKQEDYEKARPILKCMGQNIFHAGESGAGQVAKICNNMLLAIHMIGTSEAINLGVKHGLNPQTLSEIMQKSSGKNWSLDVYNPYPGVMENAPASRNYSGGFAVDLMTKDLGLAAEAGLETKTSTPLGNTALNLYRMWSESGNGKTDFSSIIQFLNRDL
- a CDS encoding aldehyde dehydrogenase family protein, whose protein sequence is MKQINTIYINGEFVTPNGTETFDLISPTTNQKIGEVVLGNEEDTRMAIAAAKKAFTTFSKTTKEERISLLQKLHEAVSKREDELVSVMVNEYGGTLQFCRMSVQNAISAFTTTITTLESYDFEKTVGHSKVRFESLGVVGIITPWNASNSFICNKLATAIAAGCTAVIKPSEMSAAQTQLLTECFHEAGLPAGIFNIVNGLGNVVGAEITQHPDIAKISFTGSTFTGKAIAKGAVDTMKRVTLELGGKSPNIILEDADLEKAIPMAVFGAYMNNGQACIAPTRLLVPKNRLDKVNELAKKAAEQVKVGNPEEEDTLVGPMVSTKQFERVQSYIRLGQEEGATLLAGGEGKPEGLENGNFVKATIFTNVRNDMRIAQEEIFGPVLSIIPYTNEEEAVSIANDTTYGLAAYISSSDKEHAERIAAQIDAGRICINGFSHDPYAPFGGFKQSGIGREYGVFGLEAYLEPKTILA
- a CDS encoding Lrp/AsnC family transcriptional regulator, with the translated sequence MEQLDDKDVQLLRLLQKNAKLTVKELAKEVNLSTSPVFERVKRLEQEGFVKRYAAVLDAEKLNRGFTVFCQIKLKIHDRSVGYDFVKEILEIEEVAECYNISGDFDFLLKVQVRDMKHYQDFVFNKLGSVDSIGSTHSTFVMAEVKNNHGITI
- a CDS encoding enoyl-CoA hydratase/isomerase family protein — translated: MTFETLLYQQNGHIGTLTINRPQALNALNEQVLQELKSFASQIRSDKNIRVLIITGSGEKAFVAGADIKAMQQMTPAEAETFSIAAQAAFNAIEELPFAVIAAVNGFALGGGCELALSCDIILASGKAKFGLPEVTLGLLPCFGGTQRLPRAIGLYKAREMVFSGEFYSAEACKDFGFVNHVFAPEELLNEAQKLAEKIAARGPVAVAKAKQSLNTGFELHITDGLQQEAALFGELFTTQDHNEGIGAFIEKRNPDFKGS
- a CDS encoding helix-turn-helix domain-containing protein; protein product: MSENNIPLPINYSCHFSEFREGEQFARIHSLGLVLSGEMELNDGITKTMFKEGELYSARKNRLLKFAKYPPKNGEIRTVTIYFDEAVLRDFSREYGYQAEKKDNTPAFIKPDQKALTSFMYSLLAYEELPASTELLRLKQKEALLLMLSNDPDLKDILFDFSEPYKIDIETFMNKNFHFNVNVERFAYLTGRSLSAFKRDFQKIFGIPPRQWLQLRRLKEAHFLLTQKGRSVSDIYLDLGFENLSHFSFAFKKQFGYPPSSLQAK
- the metE gene encoding 5-methyltetrahydropteroyltriglutamate--homocysteine S-methyltransferase produces the protein MQTHILGYPRIGSKRELKKACEQYWSGKILLEELLNTGRNICNQNWNIQKEAGIDLIPCNDFSYYDQVLDMSLVVGAIPARYHEVVLKKNNSELDLYFAMARGYQKDGLDITAMEMTKWFDTNYHYIVPEFYKNQQFKLSSDKIFNEFAGAKQAGINAKPVIIGLVSYLLLGKEKEEGFDKLDLAANLLPVYIEILTKLQEQGAEWIQFDEPFLALDLTEKAKETYHFVYAEIRKRFPKLKFMVATYFEGLNDNGLLAVSLPVNVLHIDLVRNPEQLDDILNIVPESLSLSLGVVDGRNIWKNDFEKSLYFINKAIEKLGSERILIAPSSSLLHSPCDLDFETSLNPEIKNWLAFAKQKVTEVVTLKELVSGKENEQILASFEENKKAIASRKTSSLIHNDEVKQRANAVTEKDTQRINTFKIRKEEQQKVLQLPLFPTTTIGSFPQTTEVRSWRAKFKKGELTAEQYDTLLKEETQRTINWQEDIGIDVLVHGEFERNDMVEYFGEQLEGFVFTKNGWVQSYGSRCVKPPVIFGDVSRPTPMTVYWSQYAQSQTEKWVKGMLTGPVTILQWSFVRDDQPRSETCKQIALAIRDEVVDLEKAGIRIIQIDEPAIREGLPLRKTDWQNYLKWAVEAFRISASGVEDATQIHTHMCYSEFNDIIENIADMDADVITIECSRSQMELLNAFANFRYPNEIGPGVYDIHSPRVPSKEEMIELLRKAQNVIPANQLWVNPDCGLKTRHWEETEKALIAMVAAAKEASVEYAL